TTGAATCATGAGTTTAGTATTGCAAAGAAAGAGTATAGAATTTTTAAAAAAATGCTATTTAATATAGTTTCTCCTGTGAATGCTTATGACTCAGTTATAAAAATTGATAATTCTAACTTTTTTATTCCCGTTCAAGAAAAAGCTTCCCGCATTAAAGCAAACGAAGCAGCTAGTATCGGGGGTTAGTATCACAGTTAATCCTTAAGAAAATATTTAAAAGTTAAGCCCTAGATTAAACATCTGGGGCTTAAAGTTGATATTGATATGTTATGTAAAGTTTGATATGTTATGTAAATAGAAATGTTTATTATAGGGCAGTATATTGTGGTATTATAATAATATTAATTAGTAATAGATTTTCTATAATAATAGATTAAATTATAGATTATATAGATTAATTTTAAAAAGGAGATATTTAGTGGCAAAGATGAGACATCATAATTTGTTATTGCTATTACCACTATTGCTGATAGTAAGTTGTAATTTAAAATCAAAAGAAGATGATCTGCTTGGGACTCATTTGATTAAAGGCAAACCATTTAAAGTGGACTTTACTGGAAATAAACCGATTAATAAGGGATTTGGATTTAAAACACCTGTGGGTGCGGAAATCCTTGCGGGCGCGGCAGTTCCTTTGGGTGCGGCAGCTCCCGTGGACGCAGCACCAGCAGTTGGAGAACAAGTAGAAGCAGATTCGGGAGTAGCAGTAAAGGAAGATGTGGATAGTGCTTCTGAGGTAGTTGCGGATAAGAGCATAGAAGTTAAGCTTGATGAGCTTTTAAGTACATTCAAGTTGCAGGATGAAGAAAGGTCAGTAGTTAATCATATACGAAGCGTATTAACTGATCCTGCGGCAGGATCAGTATTTAACAGGACATATACTGATGATGGATTTTATAATTTGATAAGTGGCTTTGATGCTGTTAAGCTAAAACAAGTTCTAGGCGATATTAATGTGGTTCTTGCAGTACAAACAGAGGTTATTGCAAATATTAAGGGCGTTAAGAACGAGATAGCAAAACAGAACTTGCAAGATGAGTTTGAGCCTAAAAGGCTAAAATATATAAAGGATTTAAAAAATTTATTCCATTATGCGTTTCCCAATTCTATCTCTCTTAACGTTAAATTTTTTTCCAGGGACTTTTTGTATACTTTTACTGAGATTAAAAAGAGTAGTAAAGGTGTTTTAGATCTTGAAAATCTCTTAGCAGGTCTTTCTGGTGAAGATAAAAAAGCAATTGAGCATATGCACAATTCAATTGTTTTTGAGAATCCAAGTGATCAAGCGTATATTACCAAAGCCGAGGGTAAATTTTATTACTTGTTAAGTAGTTTAGATACTTCTGAGGTTAAGGAAATCATAAAAGCTCACTTAAATAATTTAATAGAACGGGATCAAGCATTAAAAGTTATTGAGACTATTTCTAAAGAAGAATATAAACAAGAACTCTTAGATAAGATTAATAAGTGCGATAATCATCATGTATCTTGGATAAGATCGGTATTCTGGTCGTATGAACAGCCTTATGAGTTTTATGAGAGTTTTACATATAAAGGTGGTTCTGTTGGTTTTGATAGTCTTAGGGACAAAGCTGCAAGTTTTAAAGAAGTTGAAGACCTATACGCAGGGAAGCTTTCTGCAGATGAGCTTAAAGCCCTTAAAGAGATACGAAGCCTGGTAACTAATAATGATGTTGATAGTGATGATTATGGTGATATGCTTGACGATTATGAGTTTGATCTCTTGTTGAGTCAATTAGCTTTTGATAGGGTTAAAAAAATTCTTGAATTTCATTTAAATACCCATCAAGCAATTGCAGAACTTGAAGCAATGATTAAGAATGTTAAGGAAGAGGGAGAAAAGCAACGATTGACAAATGACCTTAACACTAACTATAAAGGTCGCTATCCATCGAAATTAAAAGATTTATTTAATGGTTCTGCTGATGATGTGTATCGTCAAATTATTATGGATACATATGGTAATCCTTATTTAGATGATCTCTCTTTTCTGCAAGAGGAAGTTAGAGATCTAATAAAGGGTGAAGTGTTATAGCAGGCTTGCCTTATGGTAATAAGCCTATATGTAGTGTTTAAGAATAATATTAAGCCTTAAATTTAAATATTTAAGGCTTTTAATTGAGTAGTAATAGCAATATATTAATCAATGCATTTACTTAGATGTCGCAAATTAAAATTAATAAGTAGTGATAATATGTCAAGATTATTATGTTATAATGCAACAATATATTAATTTTAACTTAAAAGGAGATATTTAATGGTAAAGGTAAGAAGATATTGTACATTACTGATATTAATAATAAGTTGTAATTTAATAAGTTGTAATTTAAAATCCCAAAAAGAAGATGGGCTTGGATTTAATGCAAAAGAGCATATTAAACTTAATAATCTTTTGTCCACATTCAAGCTACAGGATGAAGAAAGGTCAGCAGTTAATTATATACGAGGCGTAGTAACTGATCCGGGTATAGTAGGACTCTCAGTTAACAGGACATATGCTGATTCTGAGTTTTACAACTTGCTAGTTAGCTTGGGTGATTCTAGGCTTAAGAAAATTATAGCAGTTCATTTAAAAAATGTTAAAGCTCAAGACGAGGCTTTAAAAGTTATTGAGAGTGTCGATAGAGACGAATCAATTCGGCAATTGAAAGATAGGTTGGGCGCGCAGAAGAGGTTCTACTTAAGGGAATTAAAACAGGTATTTGGTAGTGCTATTCCTAATAAGGTATATCTTCAAGCTATGAATATTGATTATGTGAATTCTTTTGATAAGATTAAAAATGAAGCTAGAGACATATTAAGGTTTGAAAATCTATATATGAGGCTGTCTTATGATAATAAGGAAGTAGTTGAACATATACGAAGAGCAGTAACTAATTCAGGTATTGGTAAGAAGGAAGGTTACAAGACTTATACTGCTTTTGAATTTGAGCTCGCGTTAGGTAGCTTGGATAATTTAAGGCTTCGGGAAATTATAGGGGTTCATTTCGAGATGCTGGGGGAATTGAAACAAGCTCAAAATGTTATTAATGATATTAAGGGAGTAGCATCAAAACGAGATTTGCAACAAGAGTTTAATGTGTTAAATAACGCCTATTTATTGCATGTAAAATGGATATTTAATAAATTTACTCCTGCTAAGTTATATGATGAAGTTATAATCAATAAGTATAAGAATGATTTTATAACCATTAAAAATAAAGCTTTAGGCATTAAAGCGGCTGAGCAGGGCAATCCTTAATATTAATAGTTAAAAAGAGCACTTAAGTAAGAGTACTGAAATTAAGAGTACTTAAGTAAGAATAAGATTTAAGCCTGAGATTTAAATATCTAAGGCTTCTAATTTAAAAGTAATAGCAATATATTTGCAGTATATTTAATTAATATGTTTATTAATTAATGTAAATTAAAATAAATCATGATTCTATATCATTATTCTATTATGTGTGGTATTGTATGATAACATAATACCATTGTATAATGATGCATTTATATCATTGGTATAATAATAGATTAATTTTAAAAAGGAGATATTTAGTGGTAAAGAAAAGACATTATAATTTGTTATTACTATTGCTATTATTGCTAGCAATAAGTTGTAATTTAAAACCCAAAGAAGATAGCATTCTTAAAGACAGCTTCTCTAGCGGGAGTTTGTTTGATAATAGCACGTTTAAGGGCAAGTCCAGGTATGACCCTTATACAAAACTTATGGTGGGAAAATCTGTAGATGATTGG
The nucleotide sequence above comes from Borrelia hermsii DAH. Encoded proteins:
- a CDS encoding BTA121 domain-containing protein surface lipoprotein, with protein sequence MRHHNLLLLLPLLLIVSCNLKSKEDDLLGTHLIKGKPFKVDFTGNKPINKGFGFKTPVGAEILAGAAVPLGAAAPVDAAPAVGEQVEADSGVAVKEDVDSASEVVADKSIEVKLDELLSTFKLQDEERSVVNHIRSVLTDPAAGSVFNRTYTDDGFYNLISGFDAVKLKQVLGDINVVLAVQTEVIANIKGVKNEIAKQNLQDEFEPKRLKYIKDLKNLFHYAFPNSISLNVKFFSRDFLYTFTEIKKSSKGVLDLENLLAGLSGEDKKAIEHMHNSIVFENPSDQAYITKAEGKFYYLLSSLDTSEVKEIIKAHLNNLIERDQALKVIETISKEEYKQELLDKINKCDNHHVSWIRSVFWSYEQPYEFYESFTYKGGSVGFDSLRDKAASFKEVEDLYAGKLSADELKALKEIRSLVTNNDVDSDDYGDMLDDYEFDLLLSQLAFDRVKKILEFHLNTHQAIAELEAMIKNVKEEGEKQRLTNDLNTNYKGRYPSKLKDLFNGSADDVYRQIIMDTYGNPYLDDLSFLQEEVRDLIKGEVL
- a CDS encoding BTA121 domain-containing protein surface lipoprotein, whose translation is MVKVRRYCTLLILIISCNLISCNLKSQKEDGLGFNAKEHIKLNNLLSTFKLQDEERSAVNYIRGVVTDPGIVGLSVNRTYADSEFYNLLVSLGDSRLKKIIAVHLKNVKAQDEALKVIESVDRDESIRQLKDRLGAQKRFYLRELKQVFGSAIPNKVYLQAMNIDYVNSFDKIKNEARDILRFENLYMRLSYDNKEVVEHIRRAVTNSGIGKKEGYKTYTAFEFELALGSLDNLRLREIIGVHFEMLGELKQAQNVINDIKGVASKRDLQQEFNVLNNAYLLHVKWIFNKFTPAKLYDEVIINKYKNDFITIKNKALGIKAAEQGNP